The genomic segment CTTGCCGTAGCCTTCCCGGAGCTTCCGCGCATACTTCGGCCGCTGCCATTTCAGACAGGCGATTTGCGCCGTGACTTTCTTCGGTGTGAGGCTCGCTCGCGGCTGGCCCGGCGAGGTCAAGAGAAAGCGGGCGGTCTCGACGGAATGGCACATCATGTCGTTGAGGACGCCCCCGCCTTGAAGATCGCCGCGCCAGAACCACGCGGCGTGAGGACCGCTGTGCTCTTCCGCGGCTCGGGCAAGATACGGCCGTCCGGCAACCGCAGCGCCGCGCGACCAGACCAGCTCTTTTCCGCGGACCACGGACGGTGCGAAGACCTGGTTCTCGAGGTACCCATCGAGTACTCCCGCGCGGCGGACCAACTCGAACATCGTTTTGGCTTCCGCGACGTTTCGGCCGAGCGGCTTTTCGCAGGCCACGCCGACGAGCTCACCTCGCTTGGATTCGAGCGCCTCGACGATCGCCTCCATGTTGGCGATCCGCTCGTGGTTGGGACCACAGATCCAGATGCAGTCGATCGACGGGTCCGCGACCATTTCGCCTATGGACGCGAAGGCTCGAGCCTCGCCAACGCCCTTGTCTCTCGCCCGCTGGGCTGCCCGCTCCGCGTGTTCGGAGTTCGGGCTAAAGACACCGCGAACGTCGACGTCTCGAACCGCGACCAGGGAATCGATGTGAAATCCCGTCACGAAACCGCTTCCAATGAATCCAATGCCCAGGCGGCCGTTTTTCATCGCTCTCTCCAGACGAGCCGGAGTCTGTCAGAAAACTCGAGTTGCGTCGACCTGGGTTGGGAATTGACGAGTTACTTACCGGTCGGTAAAATACGCGTGAAATGCTCAGGACAGGATCCCAGATCGTTTGGGACGTGCTCGGTCAGGAGGGCGTGGGTTGCGTCTTCGGCTACCCGGGCGGCGCCATCCTTCCTATTTATGACGCCCTACTGGGCTCGTCGATCCACCACGTGCTGGTGCGGCACGAGCAGGGCGCGGCCCACATGGCCGATGGCTACGCGCGCGCGTCGGGCGAGGTCGGTGTCGCCATGGCCACCTCGGGCCCCGGGGCGACGAACCTCGTCACCGGTATCGCCACGGCGATGCTCGACTCTTCCTCGGTGGTGTTCATCACCGGGCAGGTTTCGAGCCGCGTCATCGGAACCGACGCGTTCCAGGAGACCGACATCACCGGTGTCACGCTTCCGATCACGAAGCACAACTTTCTCGTCACCCGGACCGAGGACGTGGGGCCGACGCTCCGGAAGGCTTTCCATATAGCCCGCACGGGTCGTCCCGGTCCCGTTCTCGTCGACATCACGAAAGACGCCCAGCAGGGCACGCACGACTACGAGCCGGACGAAGCGCCGGTCGAGCTTCCCGAGCGTTCGCCGCGAGACACCCTCACTCGCGACGCTCTCGACGAGGCGGCCGGTTTGCTGAGCTCGGCGAAAAGACCTCTCATACTCGCCGGTCGGGGAGTCATGCTCGGGGGGGCGACCGAGCTCTTGCAGGACTTCGTGGAGCGGACACGGATCCCGGTGGCCATGACGCTTCTCGGCATCGGGGGCTTTCCCGCGACCCATGCTCTGAACCTGGGCATGATGGGGATGCACGGCGAGGCGTGGGTAAACCGCGCCATCCAGACTGCCGACGTGCTCCTCGCCATCGGGATGCGGTTCGACGATCGCGTCACCGGAGACCCGACGAAATTCGCCCCCGCGGCGAAGAAGATCCACCTCGAGATCGACCGGTCGGAGATCAACAAGGTCATCCGCGTCGACGTTCCATTAGTCGGGGATCTCCGAGAGACATTGTCGCAGCTCGCTCCAAGGGTCGGCACGACCGATCTGTCACCCTGGCATCGTTTCATCGAGGACCTCAAGGGGGACACGGCGGTGCGCGACATCCAAACGCTCCCCGACAGCGGTCATCTGTATGCTGCCCACGTGATCAGTGATCTGTGGAACCTCACCGAGGGCCGCGCTCTGGTCGTTACCGACGTCGGCCAGCACCAGATGTGGGAAGCTCAGTATTACAAGCACGACTACCCACGAAAGCTCATCACCTCGGGCGGACTCGGCACGATGGGCTTCGCGCTTCCCGCCGCACTCGGCGCCAAGTTTGCGAAGCCGGAAGAGGAAGTCTGGGTCATCGTGGGCGACGGCGGCTTTCAAATGACCGCGGCAGAGCTTTCGACCTGCGTTCAGGAGAACATGAAGCTGAACGTCGCCGTCATCAACAACGGTTACCTCGGGATGGTACGACAGTGGCAGGAGTTCTTTTACGACAAACGCTACGCCGCCACACCGATGTCCAATCCGGATTTCGTCAAGCTTGCCGATGCCCACGGACTTCCAGGCTTCCGTGTCGAAAAGCGATCCGAGATAGCCGAAGCGGTCTCGAGGGCTCGCGCGTCGCGTGAGACGGCCGTTATCGACTTCCGCGTCGAGAAAGAAGACACGGTATACCCGATGGTGGCGCCCGGCAAGACCATCGAGGACATGATCCGGCGCCCCGTCCCGGTTCTCGAGTAGCGTGGATACCCGGTCGAGACCTCGAACCTTCGTGGTGCTGGTGGAGAACGTGCCCGGGGTCCTGGATCGGGTGGCATCCCTGTTCCGGAGGCGCAGCTACAACATCGAATCGCTGACCGTGGGCCACACCGACCGGCCCGACGTGTCGCATATCACGATCGTCATGAACGCCGACGATCGCGTCGCGAGCCTCGTCGAAGCCAACCTGTACAAGCTCGTGAACGTGCTCGAGGTCAAGGATGTCTCCGACGTGGCCTGCGTTGCCCGCGACCTGGCGTTGATCAAAGTCCGGGCGGATCACTCGAACCGCTCCGAGATCATGCAAGTCGCCGAGGTCTTCCGGGCCCGTGTCGTGGACGTGAGCCCCGAGGCCCTCATCTTCGAGATCACGGGATCGGAGGACAAGGTCGAAAGCCTGGTCGATGTGCTGAGACCGTATGGAATCCTGGAAATGGCGCGCACCGGAATCGTCGCCATGGCGCGGTCGGTCGCGGCGGTGAGCGTATGACAGCGGATTGAAAGGAGCTTTGGATGGCAAGGATTTACTACGACAAGGACGCAAACCTCGACCTGATCCGGCGTAACAAAGTTGGAGTCGTGGGCTACGGCTCACAAGGGCATGCTCACGCGCTCAACCTCAAGGAGAGCGGTGTGGACGTGCGGGTCGGGCTCCATCCCGAGAGCCGGAGCCGGGCCAAGGCGCAGTCGGACGGCCTGTCGGTGTCGAGCGTGAAGGACGTCGCCGCCTGGGCCGATGTCGTCATGGTATTGGCGCCGGATACCCGCCAGCCCCAGATTTACCGCAAGGAGATCGAGCCTGGCCTGAAAGCGGGCAAGACGCTAATGTTCGCTCACGGTTTCAGCATCCATTACGGGACGGTGACCCCACCGGCGGAGGTCGATGTATCGATGATCGCTCCCAAGGCGCCGGGGCACCGGGTTCGGGAGACTTATCGCGAAGGAGAGGGGACTCCAGCGCTCGTGGCGATTCATCAGGATGCGTCGGGGCAAGCTCTGGAGCTCGCGCTTTCCTACGCGAAAGGCATCGGCGTCACGCGGGCGGGAGTTCTGGCGACGACCTTCGCCGAGGAGACCGAGACGGATCTCTTCGGAGAGCAGACCGTGCTCTGCGGCGGAGTGAGTCATCTCGTGAAGGCGGGTTTCGACACGCTCGTGGAAGCCGGCTACCAGCCGGAGATGGCGTATTTCGAGTGTCTCCACGAGCTCAAGTTGATCGTCGACCTCATGTATCGCGGAGGAATCAACTACATGCGCTACTCGGTCAGCGACACCGCCGAGCATGGCGATTACACCGGAGGTCCGCGCATCATCACCGAGGAGACCCGCCGTGAGATGAAGAAAATCCTCGAGGAGATTCGAAACGGAACCTACGCCAGGAAGTGGATCGAAGAGAACGAGAAAGGCCGCCCGTGGTTCGACAAGGTGCGCTTCGAAGAACAGAACCACCTCATCGAGCGCGTGGGTGCCGAGCTGAGAAAAATGATGCCATTTCTCGACCCCGTCACGGTGAAGCCGGGCGAAGGGCCCATTCCGGCAAAGGCGGAGGAAAAGTCGACGGTGGGGGCCTGAGTTACCGAATGCCGATCCAACAGACGCTTCAATGACGTTAAGGAGGCGTCCTGGGCGTGCCGATCCGCGTAACGCCGCGCATCTTTCTCACGCCCAGCTTCCGTCTGCAGCACATCTTTAACGTCAGCGTCCGATTGTGACTGCTAAATTAGCCGCGAAGCCTCTTGATCGAACGGGTCCGCTCTCTCTACGCTTTACGTAGAATGCTGCCGAGATTCTGCGGTCAAATCGGAATGTCGGTTGGCTTGAACGTTGATGAAACACCTCCCCACAAAGCTCATTTCCGCTTCCTGCTGCCAGTTAGCCGTCGTCTCGACCGCTCGGCTCCGACGATCTTCCCAGCCCACAGGTCCCTCAAGAACTCCGCTACGGGAAAAATCTCGACTCCAACGTCGTCGCTCCGCCGACGGGCTTCATCGCACACCACGATGCGCCGATCGAGATCGAGCTCCTCGCCGAGCGCCAAAACCCCTTTGTAGTCGCGAGGGCTGACGCGAGACTTTGCTTTGACTTCGATGGCTACCCGGTCATGAACCAGAAAGTCCACCTCCAACTGCGAGCGACTTCTCCAGTACGTGAGTAGCTCGTCAGAGCGAGCGTAGTCCAGATAGCTTCGAAGCTCGAGAAAAACGAGATGCTCGAGCGCTCGGCCGTAGGCATCGGACCCTCGCTCGATGAATCCAGTGCGCCTCAGGCTGTTGGCGACGCCCACGTCGAAGAGATAGAACTTCGCCGTCGCCACGGGTTTTCGTTTCGTCGTTCCTTGATATGGAGGTAGCAGATGGCCGATGAGGGTGTCTTCCAGTATCCGGTAGTACTCGCGCACGGTGTTGGGTGAGAGCCCCACGTCGGATGCGACCGAAGTGAAGTTGACCTGTTCACCGTTCGAGAGACCCGCGACTTCGAGAAAGCGGCTGAAATTCCCAATGGAGCGAGAGAGCCCTTCCGCCTGAATCTCCTCCTGCAGGTACGTGCCCACGTACGCCCTCAGATCCTCCCGATATTCATCGGAATCCAGAATCGCAGGAAGACCACCGCGGTTGATTCGATCGAGGAGCCGGCTCGACGGAGCTTCGGCTGCCACGAGAGGGTGCAGGCGCTGGATGCGAGCCCGACCGGCGAGGAGATTGGCCCCTCCCCGCTTGAGCTTGCGCGCACTGCTGCCGGTCAAGACGAACCGCAACCGATCGTTTCTCTCGATCAGAAGATGGACTTCATCCAGGAGCAACGGGAGCTTCTGCACCTCGTCAACGATCACGATCCGGGCCGAGGGCGGGAGCGTCTGTCTCATGTACTCCGGGCGCGCGCTCAGCTCGCGAAAGGTATCCGCCTCGAGGAGATCGACATAAATGGCGTCCGGGAACGCGTGACGAACCAGCGTGCTCTTGCCCGTCAGTCGCGGACCGAACAGGAACAGGGAGCGGTGGCTGACGAGCTTTCGAAGGTCCAGGACGCGCTCGTACATTCTCTCGCCATTGTTGCGGATTTACATGTAATTCTGCAACTATATTGCGGATTGAGGACCTCAGGATACTCCCGCCGGCGCACCGGCCGTCTCCCGCCGAACGCTCGCCTGGTCGTGCACCGGCGGATGAGGGTGTGCTCGGGACGCTATGACACCTGGGTTCTCGATTACTCGACGACGGAGCGGTGACCTATCATCCTCGAGCTCGGAGACGAACGTGCGCCTCTCCACCGGTTCCACACTGGCATGCGATGACTCTCCCCTTTTTCTCAGTCGCTCGAGGTGGAGCTCTCCGGGACCGCCTCCATCAGCAAAGCGAGTGCGTTCGACAGACCCTCTTCGCCAGGACCTGCGCCCTTGTAATGACCGAGGCGCACGACGACGAGGTCGTGCGACGGGATGATGATGGTGTATTGCCCGCCGGCGCCCGCCATGTAGTACGACTCCTCCGGAATCGGGTACCCACCGTCGCCGTTGATCCAGAAAAATCCTCCATAGACCGGCCGGCCGTCGGCTTTCCACGCGGGGGCTACCGTGCTCACGAACTCCGCGAACCCTTCCGGGAGAATCCGTTCGCCGTCCCAGACGCCATTTTGAAGGTACAGATTTCCGAGACGCGCCCAATCCCGCGCGCTCGCGAACTCGTAGCCTTGCAACAGATAGTCACCGTACGGATCCGTCATCGCGACCATGTTGCGGATCCCAATCTTGTCGAAGAGCGCCCGCCGCGGAAACGAGAGGTAGTCTTCGCCGCGGCCTTCGACCGCCAGACGCACCATGTAGTTGGTGAGCACTGGATCGCAGTTCCGGTAGCGCCCAATGGTGTTCGGCGGCCACTGCTGCGGCCTCGTCGCCGCGTACTCGAATGAATTGACCGTTCCGGTATAGAGATAGAGATGATCGGGATAGCCGAGCGCCGGATCCCACTCGGGATCGCCGATATTTCGGCACCGCAGGCCGCTCGACATCCGCATGATGTCGGCGATGCGGATCTCGGCCCGCGGGTCGCCCTCCCCTTGCCATTGAGGGATCGGCGCCGGCTGGTACAGCTCGTAATCGCCTCGCTGGATCAGAATCCCCATCAACGTCGCGGTGAGACTCTTTCCCATCGACCAGCTCTCGAGCGGCGTGTGCATCGTGATCCCGTCGCGGTAGCGCTCACCGATCAACCGGCCCTTCCACGTCACCGCGAATGCAGCGGTGAG from the Vicinamibacteria bacterium genome contains:
- a CDS encoding Gfo/Idh/MocA family oxidoreductase, which produces MKNGRLGIGFIGSGFVTGFHIDSLVAVRDVDVRGVFSPNSEHAERAAQRARDKGVGEARAFASIGEMVADPSIDCIWICGPNHERIANMEAIVEALESKRGELVGVACEKPLGRNVAEAKTMFELVRRAGVLDGYLENQVFAPSVVRGKELVWSRGAAVAGRPYLARAAEEHSGPHAAWFWRGDLQGGGVLNDMMCHSVETARFLLTSPGQPRASLTPKKVTAQIACLKWQRPKYARKLREGYGKGLDYARSPSEDFSRALVEYVDEDETPLIVEATTSWSYVGPGLRLSMELLGPEYSMKIDTLASELSLFFSRELAQKEGEDLVEKQNAELGLMPVVTDEAASYGYVGENRHMVQAFSRGERPRENFEDGLHVAELLMAAYMSAERGHTVNLAEAELDEFVPAVARGAWNPRG
- a CDS encoding serine hydrolase, translated to MFAKGFRVVLVFLCLFSLACQSPDARDVREEAAPTPVPGSDEALVARAASFELDTPYEPPPGDPLEHHAAGFATILCAAVFITGLDMDFAAESIGYFTAPYEERQKLTERELDRENKAVHVTLPNGVVRTAKYYGDQGCIALPKGEDDVHFNPVAIESKLPDAASTPWPMGDVLTDAPLPPELDAKKVETAVDAAFEPADGLTAAFAVTWKGRLIGERYRDGITMHTPLESWSMGKSLTATLMGILIQRGDYELYQPAPIPQWQGEGDPRAEIRIADIMRMSSGLRCRNIGDPEWDPALGYPDHLYLYTGTVNSFEYAATRPQQWPPNTIGRYRNCDPVLTNYMVRLAVEGRGEDYLSFPRRALFDKIGIRNMVAMTDPYGDYLLQGYEFASARDWARLGNLYLQNGVWDGERILPEGFAEFVSTVAPAWKADGRPVYGGFFWINGDGGYPIPEESYYMAGAGGQYTIIIPSHDLVVVRLGHYKGAGPGEEGLSNALALLMEAVPESSTSSD
- the ilvB gene encoding biosynthetic-type acetolactate synthase large subunit — protein: MLRTGSQIVWDVLGQEGVGCVFGYPGGAILPIYDALLGSSIHHVLVRHEQGAAHMADGYARASGEVGVAMATSGPGATNLVTGIATAMLDSSSVVFITGQVSSRVIGTDAFQETDITGVTLPITKHNFLVTRTEDVGPTLRKAFHIARTGRPGPVLVDITKDAQQGTHDYEPDEAPVELPERSPRDTLTRDALDEAAGLLSSAKRPLILAGRGVMLGGATELLQDFVERTRIPVAMTLLGIGGFPATHALNLGMMGMHGEAWVNRAIQTADVLLAIGMRFDDRVTGDPTKFAPAAKKIHLEIDRSEINKVIRVDVPLVGDLRETLSQLAPRVGTTDLSPWHRFIEDLKGDTAVRDIQTLPDSGHLYAAHVISDLWNLTEGRALVVTDVGQHQMWEAQYYKHDYPRKLITSGGLGTMGFALPAALGAKFAKPEEEVWVIVGDGGFQMTAAELSTCVQENMKLNVAVINNGYLGMVRQWQEFFYDKRYAATPMSNPDFVKLADAHGLPGFRVEKRSEIAEAVSRARASRETAVIDFRVEKEDTVYPMVAPGKTIEDMIRRPVPVLE
- a CDS encoding AAA family ATPase, with the protein product MYERVLDLRKLVSHRSLFLFGPRLTGKSTLVRHAFPDAIYVDLLEADTFRELSARPEYMRQTLPPSARIVIVDEVQKLPLLLDEVHLLIERNDRLRFVLTGSSARKLKRGGANLLAGRARIQRLHPLVAAEAPSSRLLDRINRGGLPAILDSDEYREDLRAYVGTYLQEEIQAEGLSRSIGNFSRFLEVAGLSNGEQVNFTSVASDVGLSPNTVREYYRILEDTLIGHLLPPYQGTTKRKPVATAKFYLFDVGVANSLRRTGFIERGSDAYGRALEHLVFLELRSYLDYARSDELLTYWRSRSQLEVDFLVHDRVAIEVKAKSRVSPRDYKGVLALGEELDLDRRIVVCDEARRRSDDVGVEIFPVAEFLRDLWAGKIVGAERSRRRLTGSRKRK
- the ilvC gene encoding ketol-acid reductoisomerase, translated to MARIYYDKDANLDLIRRNKVGVVGYGSQGHAHALNLKESGVDVRVGLHPESRSRAKAQSDGLSVSSVKDVAAWADVVMVLAPDTRQPQIYRKEIEPGLKAGKTLMFAHGFSIHYGTVTPPAEVDVSMIAPKAPGHRVRETYREGEGTPALVAIHQDASGQALELALSYAKGIGVTRAGVLATTFAEETETDLFGEQTVLCGGVSHLVKAGFDTLVEAGYQPEMAYFECLHELKLIVDLMYRGGINYMRYSVSDTAEHGDYTGGPRIITEETRREMKKILEEIRNGTYARKWIEENEKGRPWFDKVRFEEQNHLIERVGAELRKMMPFLDPVTVKPGEGPIPAKAEEKSTVGA
- the ilvN gene encoding acetolactate synthase small subunit — its product is MDTRSRPRTFVVLVENVPGVLDRVASLFRRRSYNIESLTVGHTDRPDVSHITIVMNADDRVASLVEANLYKLVNVLEVKDVSDVACVARDLALIKVRADHSNRSEIMQVAEVFRARVVDVSPEALIFEITGSEDKVESLVDVLRPYGILEMARTGIVAMARSVAAVSV